The nucleotide sequence GAAATTAACAAAAAAACTGGGATTTTTAAAAAGATCGGTGACTTTACACGATATTACTCATATAAAAATAATGAACCTGAGAAGTTTTTGGATTTTCACGGTTTAAGTAAAGTAAAATTAGCACAAAAACGCAAGGATTCATTACGAAACACACAAGAATCATATTCAGATGATTTTAATTCGGACTTTATTGAATTATTTAATTTCTGTGGACAAAATGAATATTTTGTTGGTTTGAATATTAAAAGATGAGGTGGATTCATTCAATTCCCTTTAGCTAAGCAATATGATTTAATGTATGAGGGAATTAACGTTACCAAACTAGAGGGGAATTGAAAAGGACATAAGTATCCCCAACTTTACGATTGTGTCAAATTTTTTGATTTAGCTTACACTTGAGATGATATTAGTGACAGTTATTTATCTGCACTAGCAACAGCTGAAATTTTTATGAATTTCTTAAAACTTAAGGTTGTAAGTGCTTTAGATTTTTTAGAATCTTAAAAAGACAAAAATAAAAAAGATAGCGATAATGCTATCTTTTTTATAACATCTATAAACCGCTTTCTGTACCTTTATTCAAGGTGCTAACAATTTATCTAATTACATGAGTAATTTTTTAAATAAGTTCATTTTCCTATTTAAAATTCCTATACCAAAATTTTAGTTTCTAGCTCATGGAGTTTACCCGTTTCACAATTCTCGTCTCTGTGGCACTTGTCGTCTAGGCTCAAGTTTATTAAACTTGACATGAACACTACGAACATCTCAGTTCGTGCTAGTGCGGATTTTCCTCAACCAAAATGGCCGCTGTTAGCCGATGTCAAAAAAATAATACCACAATTTTCTAAAAAAACAAACACTCAAACGAAAGAACTACAAACCAAAACCAAAAAAGTTTTTTTTTTTTTTTTTTTGAAAATTGAATTTTATTGCTCATTAATAATGAGATGAAAAATAGTAAACCTTGAAAAATGTATTTAATTTTAATTATCCTTTTATTAGCATTAAGTGTAACTGTAGTTATCTCAAATCATAATTTAGTTCAAAAAAGCTCTATTAGTGAAAAATACATAACAAAAACTAATGAATATGTTTACCAATTAAGTGGAGCGGTTAAGTATGCAAAAGTATCTTCAATGCAACCGCTAACATATCGAGAATTATTTTTAAAAGCAAAAATAAACGAAACATCTGACATTAGTTCGTTTAGTTTGAGTAGTTTTGCAAAGTTAAATGACGTGATTTTTATTCCTTTTAAAGACGAAAAAATAAAATTTAATGATATTACATCACCATCTGAATTAGTCCGATATGGAATTAAAATAAAAATTGCAGAAGCCATCATAAAATTAAAAAACGATAAGGACACAAATTTAACGTGAGAAGATATTGGAAATGTACAAGGAGTTGGTCCAGTTACACTCAAGCGATTGCAAAAATATTTAATACTAGAGAATTAAATTACACATTAAATTTATTTTTGATTATTTTATTTATTTACAATTGAGTTGAATTCAATTATTTAATGAGTGCCGGAATAATAATATTAGCTATATTATTGATTCTTTTTTCTAAAACTTATAAACTAATTTTTGTTACTTTATTAGGTTTATTAATAACATATATATTAATTAACACAATTAATTATTTTTATGATAAACATCAAATATCAGAATTTTTGGTTTTAGATAAAACTCCAAAAGGATATTTAATTTCATGAAATACTAATCGATATATGTTAATTTCATCTCAATATTTAAAAGAGGGATATCGCTACAGTGGAGATATAAAAATTCTCAAAAGCTCAGACGAAACCAAAATCAGCTATTTCACATTTCATACAATCGGTTTTTTAAAGGTTGATAACATTATAGAAAAAAATGCATCTCCAACTATCCAACACCATATTAAAGGTTTGTTTGAAAATTATCCTAAGTATTACAAAAAATATTTTATTAATTTAGTATTTGGATATGGTTACCATGATCTTAAAGTAGAAATTTATTACACATTTCTTAAATTAGGTATTATGCATTTTGTTGTTGTTAGCGGAATGCATTTTAGCTTTGCATACTTTATCTTAGATTTGTTACTTAAAAAAGTTAAAAATCCTATGACTAAAAAAATAATCAAATTCATAGTAATTTCCATTTATTTTTTAATGTGTAAACTCTCAATTGCTACAATCAGGTCGTTTTTGTTTTTAAGTTTATGAACTTTTATTGGAAACTATCGACAACAAAAATTTATTATGAATGCAAAAATATTCATTGCGATTTGCTTGTTCATACCACATTCAATTTATAATACGAGTTTTTGATACACATTTTTAATTTCTCAATGCATTTACTTTTTATTTTTGTTCGAATACAAAAAGAAAATATATTTGAGCATTATTCTGTTTGTTTTGGTGCAGGTTAATTCGCAATTTTTAAATATATGATATCGTCACCAACTAAATATCACAACTTTTTTGTATGTACCGCTATTAAGTCCATTGATGGAAATTACTTTTTATATAGCAATATTCTTTTTTCCTTTTTATAAATTTTTAGACAGTTATTTTATGTTCGTAGATCATATTTTTGAATTTTTATCAAAATGAGTATGAATTTTGGAATTTGATTGAACATTTCATTGATTTGGTTTTGCAATAATTGTTGCATTGAGTAATTCAATACAATTTATAATATGAAAAAACATTTGTATTAATAAAAAATTGTAAATATAATATATTTATTATGTATTTACTTTTTGGCGAAGAAACTTATTTTATAAATCAAGAACTTAATAACATTAAAAACAATTTTAGTAAATTGAATATTGAAGATTTTGATAATTATTCAAATTTGATCGAAATAGTCGATAGAATGAGTTCTTTTAGTTTATTTTCAGAACCGAAATTATATATATTTCGCGATTTTCCGATTTTTAATGATTCAAAAGCAAAAATTGAAGGTATTGATTATTTTTTAAATTATTTAAAAGAAAAAAATGATCAAAATGAAATAGTTTTTATTCACAATGACACAACGATTGCAAAAAATAGTTTTACCAATTTCGTTCTCGGTAATTTTAAAGTAATTGAAACTAAGAAAATTAAAAATAAAGACTTACCAAAAGTTTTAGTAGATTATGTTAATGCTTGTGGTGGTAAACTAACTATTTCTGATGCTCTTTTATTAACAGAGATTTTACCGAATAACTTAAGTATTATAATTTCAGAAATCGACAAGTTATTATTAGAGGATAAAAATATAACTATTGACATAATTAATAAAAGTGTTCCACAGTACAATAGTGACGACACTTTTGCTTTTTCGAATTCTATCGAATCTGGAGATTTTGTTTTGATTTGGTCTAAATATAAGGAAAGACTTCATGAAGGTGATACAATTCTTCAAATGATTGGTCAAATTTCGAGACTATTTTGTTTAGCTTCTAAAATCAATTCATTCAAAAATTTAGATTTTACATTATTACAAATCGCAACTTATTTAAAAATACATGAATTTAGAATTAAAAAAGCAAACAATTTACTAATGAAATTTGGTGTTCGAAAAATTGAAGAAATCATAAATACATTGTCAAATTTAGAATATGACTTAAAAACAAAAGGAGTAAATGATGAACAAGCATTCGAAGTTTTCTTGATTAAATATTTTGGAAACAACTAAGCGAAAATTAGGTTTTTTTAAAACTAACAAAAGTAACAAAACCTACATTTATTTAGATAAAAATATCTTGTTATCTAATAATTTAGAAATAATTGAAAAATACTTGATTTCAACCAAAGAAAGAATTCAAATTTTAAGTCATATTCAACCAATAGTTGTAATTCCAAATATTCATGCAATTTTTAATTTCCTATTTTCAAATGATCAAAATCAAATCAAAAATAAGCAAGAAATAATTAGAACTATCAAATTATTTTTGGCAGAAATTCGTCGAAACGGTTTATTTGTTTTTTTTGAGATGGATATTAATGATATTTATGAATATGAGTCAAACCTAAAAAGAATTTTAGATTTTAAAGATTTTGAATCTGGAAAAACAGAAAAAAATAACTATTGAGTTCAAAAAAAACAAAACGCAGAAGAAAAATACGACGTATCTGATTTTTTAAAAACTCAAGCTTTAAATTTGAATTTATCAGAGAGCGGTGAAAACAAATTTAAACTGTCACTTTATTATGTTTTAAAGTATTTTAAAGAATCATTTCTAATTGATGGAATAGTGTTTACTAATTTAACTAATTTTGTTTTTTTAAAAAATAAAAACGATATTAAAGACTCTTTAAATGAAATGGATTATTTATTGAGTAAAGCGAGTTTAGATATGAAAATTAAGTTTTTACTCAAAGAAGAAATTTTTGATAAAAAACTTTTCAAAGAATTCAAAAAAATGAACGTTTTTATTGATATTGTCTACAATGTAGAAATTAAAAAACAAAATTTTAAGGACGTGCTTAAAACTATCACTTACTACAATAAAAAAGGAATTAGTCCATTTTGAAACTTTTATTTAAGTGAATTTATTAATAACAATCAAATTACTACTTTTTACTCAATTGATTATATTACTTCTTGATTAACATTATTATTCTTGATTAGCCCATCGATTTTAATTAATTATTTTAATAATTTTGATAAATTTGACGTTAATTTTAAAAACTTTCTTATTAAAAATTTTAATTTTGAAAAAGATGTTGTTTCTGCAAATTTAGACATGGAAAAATATTTAATTGACTTTTTATCAAAAGTTCACAAATTTTATTATCAAATGCAAATACCTATTTCACAAGTACATAAGGTTAAAATATCATTTGTTAATAAAAATTTAGTTCTTTTTAAAATTAAATTGGAAGAACGAAATTTGATCGCTTATTATAACCTTTCCAAGAAAAATTTCTTTTTAGATTTTAGCGGTAATAAATTAATTTTTAACTCGAAATATGAACTTTTAGATAGAAAAATAACCCCATATCAGGTATTGGTTTTTGAAAAATAGTTATTATGAGAATCGAAAAATTTTTGTCAGATCAAATTGGTTTGAGCAGAAGCGAGATCAAAAAAATAATTCAACGCAAAAAGATTATCGTTAATGGTATAACTATAAATAAATCAATTGATATTAATCCTAATTGTGATTTGATCAATTTTGATGGCAAAATTATTCAGTACAAAGAATTTGAATATTTTGTTTTGAATAAACCAAAAAATTATGTAAGTTCGACCGTTGATGAGAATAAATATTTATCAGTCTTAACTTTAGTACCATCAAAACGAAAAAATTTGATTATTTTTGGTCGTTTAGACGTGGACACAGAAGGATTAATGATAGTGAGTGATGATACAAAAATGTATCATGAATTATTCCATGGTAAAAAAGATATTACTAAAACATATTTAGTGAAATTAAAACAAGATTTAACTCAAGAAGAATGTGAAAAAATTGAATCAGGAATTCAATATGACAAAGATCTAATTGCTAAACCATGCAAAGTTTGATATCTCGATTCAGAGGATAAAAAAACTGTTTTGATTCAAATTAGCGAAGGCAAATTTCATCAAATAAAGAAAATGTTTAAAAGTGTTGGTAACGAAGTGCTGAGTTTAAAAAGAATAAGTATAGGTAACATGCACCTTGATTCATTAAATCTCCAAACTGGTCAGTGTCAGGAAATCAAACGAGAATTTTTATTGGAAAAAATCTTTTCAAGCTAAAGAAAAAGGATGGAACTTAAACCATCCTTTTTTGTTTTCTAGTATCCGCCTTTAGCTTCTTTACCTTCTAAAATTGAAACAGTTCTAGAAGTACCAAAGCGAGTAGCTCCTGCATTGTACATCGCGATTAAATCATCTAAATTAGAAATTCCACCAGCAGCTTTAATTTCAATTTGATCAACTACGACTGATTTCATAATTTGAATATCTTCAAGTGATGCACCACGATATGAAAAACCAGTTGAAGTTTTAACAAATTCAGCACCTGATTTTAAAACAATTTCAGTTGCTTTTTTAATTTCATCGGCAGTTAAAAGTGCTGTTTCGATAATAACTTTTAAGATGTGCGATCCACAAGCAGATTTAACAGCTTTAATGTCGTTTAAAACATATTCATAGTCTTTTTGTTTTAATCTACCAATGTTAATAACCATGTCTATTTCGTCTGCACCATGATCAATTGCAAGTTTTGCTTCATGTGCTTTAGCTTGAGAAATCATAGCACCTAAAGGAAATCCAACAACAGAAGTAATTCCAATACCACTATTAACTAATTTTTCTTTAGCATATTTTACTCATGAAGAATTCACACAAACAGTTTTAACATCATATTGAATTGCTTCTTGAATTAGTTTGTCAATATCTTTCTGTGTCGCTTCAGGTTTTAAATATGTATGATCAATCATTTTATTGTAATTCATTTTGTAATATCTCCATTTTTACTTTAATTTAGCTAAAATTATTTTATTTTCAACTTTTTCTTTGTTAATTTTGTAACCATTTTTCAATTCATCAATTAATTCTAAATCAATTGGTTTTGACGAGTAAAGTTTAAAAATGGTATCACCTTTTTGTACAGGTTCATTTGTTTTTTTAACTAAAGTAATACCTGCTTCATTGTCAATTGAATCTTCTTTAGTTGCACGACCAGCACCTAATTTCATAGCTACAATTCCGAATGTTAGAGCATCAAAAATTTCAAGGAAACCATCTTCGTGAGCTTTAACTTCAACTGAGTATTCTGGATGTCAGAAGTTTTTGTCTTTTAATTGTTCTACGTCACCTTTTTGTAATTGAACAAATTCATAGAATTTTTCTAATGCTTTACCATTTTCAATTACTTCTTTAACTTTTTGAAGTCCTTCATCATGAGATTTTACTAATTTAGCTTGTTCTAAAATAGTTGCACATGAGCTATAGACTAATTCAGTAAAATCAGCAGGACCTTCACCTTTAAGAGTAGCAATCGCTTCTAAAACTTCATTTTTGTTTCCAATTTCACGTCCAATTGGACGAGACATGTTGGTAATTTCAGCGCGCACATCAACATTTAATTCTTTACCGATGTTGATCATGGTTTGTGCTAATTTTTTAGCACTTTCTAAATCTTTCATAAATGCACCATTACCACATTTAACATCTAATAAAATTGCATTTGAACCTGTAGCTAATTTTTTAGACATAATACTACTTGCAATTAAAGGAATCGATTCAACTGTACTGGTTACATCACGAAGAGCGTAAATTTTTTTGTCAGCAGGTACTAGTTGACTTGATTGTCCCACCACGGCAATTTCGTGTTCTTTAACTTGTTTAATAAATTCTTCTTCACTCAATTCAACAGTAAAACCGGGGATAGATTCTAATTTGTCAATTGTTCCACCAGTGTGTCCAAGTCCACGTCCACTCATTTTGGCCACAGGAGCTCCACAAGCGGCTACAATTGGGGCTACTGATAAAGTTGTTTTGTCCCCAACACCACCAGTAGAGTGTTTGTCCACTTTAATTCCAGGAATTTCTGATAGATCCATCACGTCACCTGAATGCATCATAATTTCGGTGAATTTTGCAATTTCAAATGAGTTCATTCCATTAAACATAACAGCCATTAGGAATGCTGACATTTGATAATCAGGTGTTTGACCTGTAACATAAGTATCTAAGAGAAATTTAATTTCTTGTTCATCTAATGAATGATTTAAACGCTTCTTTTCAATAATATCTACTACACGCATTTTTTACCTTATTTCTATTTTGCTAATCTTAGAGCAATTTCCATCATTTTAGTAAATGCAGTTTGACGTTCTTGAGCACTTGTTTCTTCATGTGTGATTAAGTTATCACTAATTGTTAATAAGCAAGCAGCTTTTTTACCTAATTTTTCTGCATTTGTGAATAATGCGTATGATTCCATTTCGACACAAAGAGCTTCAGATTCTTTAATTCTTTCTTCAAGTGGTACCGAAGAATAGAAAACGTCTGAACTGTGTACACGTCCTTCATGTAATTTTATATTTAAGTCATTTGCAATTGAACGAATTTGGTCACACGCTTCAGAATTAGCACTAACAACACGTCCTTCTTTACCTGAAACTAAACGTCTAAAAGCATCTGAATCTGCAAATGCTTCTGTAGCTAAAACTACTTCATATAAACCTAAATCTTTTTTATATGAACCTGCTGAACCAATTCTTACAATCATGTCAACATCATAAAAATTGAATAATTCATATGAATAGATTCCAATCGATGGACATCCCATTCCGCTTCCAGCAACAGTTATTTCTTTACCCTGATATTTTCCAGTAAACATAAACATATTTCTAACTGTATTTACTTTTTTATATCCAGGTTCTAAAAAGTTTTCTGCAATAAATTGAGCTCTTAAAGGATCTCCTGGCATAATAACAATTTTAGCAATTTCATCTTTTTTTGCATTAATGTGTGGTGTCATTTTTTCTCCTTAAAATTTTGTGATTATTGTATTGAATTTTATTAGTTTTATTTAATAAAATATACCTTATTAATTTTATCATTTTGGTTTTTCATTTCCTTAGTTTTTTCTTTTTGTTTCACAAATTTGCACATTTTTAGCACAAAAAATGCATAAAAAAAGCGACTTAGAAAGTCGCTTGGTCAAATATATTGAAATGGTACGCTCTAGAGGATTCGAACCTCCGACCCAATGGTTAAAAGCCATTTGCTCTACCTGCTGAGCTAAGAGCGCATCTCCATTTTTTAATGGTGCCCAGAACTGGACTTGAACCAGCACGGTCTTTAACAACCGAGGGATTTTAAGTCCCTTGCGTCTACCTATTCCGCCACCTGGGCAACTTGTGAGTTGCTAAATAATTATATAATAAAAAAATTTTTTAAAA is from Mycoplasmopsis pullorum and encodes:
- the holA gene encoding DNA polymerase III subunit delta, whose protein sequence is MYLLFGEETYFINQELNNIKNNFSKLNIEDFDNYSNLIEIVDRMSSFSLFSEPKLYIFRDFPIFNDSKAKIEGIDYFLNYLKEKNDQNEIVFIHNDTTIAKNSFTNFVLGNFKVIETKKIKNKDLPKVLVDYVNACGGKLTISDALLLTEILPNNLSIIISEIDKLLLEDKNITIDIINKSVPQYNSDDTFAFSNSIESGDFVLIWSKYKERLHEGDTILQMIGQISRLFCLASKINSFKNLDFTLLQIATYLKIHEFRIKKANNLLMKFGVRKIEEIINTLSNLEYDLKTKGVNDEQAFEVFLIKYFGNN
- a CDS encoding pyrimidine-nucleoside phosphorylase, with amino-acid sequence MRVVDIIEKKRLNHSLDEQEIKFLLDTYVTGQTPDYQMSAFLMAVMFNGMNSFEIAKFTEIMMHSGDVMDLSEIPGIKVDKHSTGGVGDKTTLSVAPIVAACGAPVAKMSGRGLGHTGGTIDKLESIPGFTVELSEEEFIKQVKEHEIAVVGQSSQLVPADKKIYALRDVTSTVESIPLIASSIMSKKLATGSNAILLDVKCGNGAFMKDLESAKKLAQTMINIGKELNVDVRAEITNMSRPIGREIGNKNEVLEAIATLKGEGPADFTELVYSSCATILEQAKLVKSHDEGLQKVKEVIENGKALEKFYEFVQLQKGDVEQLKDKNFWHPEYSVEVKAHEDGFLEIFDALTFGIVAMKLGAGRATKEDSIDNEAGITLVKKTNEPVQKGDTIFKLYSSKPIDLELIDELKNGYKINKEKVENKIILAKLK
- a CDS encoding pseudouridine synthase, which gives rise to MRIEKFLSDQIGLSRSEIKKIIQRKKIIVNGITINKSIDINPNCDLINFDGKIIQYKEFEYFVLNKPKNYVSSTVDENKYLSVLTLVPSKRKNLIIFGRLDVDTEGLMIVSDDTKMYHELFHGKKDITKTYLVKLKQDLTQEECEKIESGIQYDKDLIAKPCKVWYLDSEDKKTVLIQISEGKFHQIKKMFKSVGNEVLSLKRISIGNMHLDSLNLQTGQCQEIKREFLLEKIFSS
- the deoD gene encoding purine-nucleoside phosphorylase; protein product: MTPHINAKKDEIAKIVIMPGDPLRAQFIAENFLEPGYKKVNTVRNMFMFTGKYQGKEITVAGSGMGCPSIGIYSYELFNFYDVDMIVRIGSAGSYKKDLGLYEVVLATEAFADSDAFRRLVSGKEGRVVSANSEACDQIRSIANDLNIKLHEGRVHSSDVFYSSVPLEERIKESEALCVEMESYALFTNAEKLGKKAACLLTISDNLITHEETSAQERQTAFTKMMEIALRLAK
- a CDS encoding ComEC/Rec2 family competence protein, whose product is MSAGIIILAILLILFSKTYKLIFVTLLGLLITYILINTINYFYDKHQISEFLVLDKTPKGYLISWNTNRYMLISSQYLKEGYRYSGDIKILKSSDETKISYFTFHTIGFLKVDNIIEKNASPTIQHHIKGLFENYPKYYKKYFINLVFGYGYHDLKVEIYYTFLKLGIMHFVVVSGMHFSFAYFILDLLLKKVKNPMTKKIIKFIVISIYFLMCKLSIATIRSFLFLSLWTFIGNYRQQKFIMNAKIFIAICLFIPHSIYNTSFWYTFLISQCIYFLFLFEYKKKIYLSIILFVLVQVNSQFLNIWYRHQLNITTFLYVPLLSPLMEITFYIAIFFFPFYKFLDSYFMFVDHIFEFLSKWVWILEFDWTFHWFGFAIIVALSNSIQFIIWKNICINKKL
- the deoC gene encoding deoxyribose-phosphate aldolase, with amino-acid sequence MNYNKMIDHTYLKPEATQKDIDKLIQEAIQYDVKTVCVNSSWVKYAKEKLVNSGIGITSVVGFPLGAMISQAKAHEAKLAIDHGADEIDMVINIGRLKQKDYEYVLNDIKAVKSACGSHILKVIIETALLTADEIKKATEIVLKSGAEFVKTSTGFSYRGASLEDIQIMKSVVVDQIEIKAAGGISNLDDLIAMYNAGATRFGTSRTVSILEGKEAKGGY
- a CDS encoding MAG0490 family ComEA-like DNA-binding protein, coding for MKNSKPWKMYLILIILLLALSVTVVISNHNLVQKSSISEKYITKTNEYVYQLSGAVKYAKVSSMQPLTYRELFLKAKINETSDISSFSLSSFAKLNDVIFIPFKDEKIKFNDITSPSELVRYGIKIKIAEAIIKLKNDKDTNLTWEDIGNVQGVGPVTLKRLQKYLILEN